The Stigmatella ashevillena genomic sequence CTTGCCCCAATTGAGTGGACAGCAGGCTCAAGCTGCCAACGTATCAGGTAGGGTGGCTTTCTCAAAATCCACGGGGCTTTCAGTCGCGCGACAAGAGGCTTGGAGACAATCTCGGAAGGAGCGCCGCAGCACTTCCCCGCTTTCAGACTTCCTCATCGGGCAGAAGCGTTCGGAGCAGTTCATCGTCGGGACCGAGCGGGCGCCAACCAGGCGGTGGGGACGTGGCGAGGAGCGTTGCCGTGACCTGTCTGGCACGCGCCTTGTGCGTTTCTGGAGTAAAGCCAATCCAGGAAGCAAATGTTTCGGCGACGGCAAAGCGAGATTCGTCATCCAACACGCCCGGCCAGCCGCCGGAGAGGCTCTCTGAGAACTCGCGTACGAGCTGTCCTCGTACCAAGCGCGTCACTTGGTGGTTCCGCTCTGCCTCGTCCACCAAGCCGCTTAACAACTGCACCGCATTGAGGTCACCCCCGCCCAGTTCCTCCGCCAACGCGTAGAGGGGCATGGCAGGGCGGGCCTCAGCGAAGGCAGTGAGCGAAGCATAACCGCGCTCGCGCACCCTCTCATACAAACGGACCGTCCAATTGCCACGCCAGGAACGTCCCCCATTCATCGCGCGCTTCCTGAAGTGAAGTTCATGGGGATGTCATAACTTCTCATGGATCTCGCGACAATCTTCAGGATTTGATCCCGCGTCAACTTCCGGCCAGCAACCGTCTCGGCGTCGCGCAGGACGCTCATGAGCATCCGATTCCATTCTTTGGGCCATGTGCGGCCCAAGCGCCAGTTTCCACCACCGTGAATTGCTTGGTGGTGCGCCATCTCCAACTCGACGCAGAACTGGTCAATGCTCATGGCTCCAGTGAAGCCACGCTTCTCGAACCACTCGCGGTGCTCCGCAGGCAGGACATGATGTCGTGGCCGTTCGGCCATGCCTGCCCCTGCTTTGCCAGTCTCATGCATGGCACGAACCTCTGGGCCGTCGCCGAGCGCTTCGCGCACTCCCTGCGGCAAGTCCTGGCCCGCTTGCGCCATCATCACCTGGCCCGCCTGGATGCGCACCGCAGCGCTGACGGCTGTCACGGAGAGGATGCCCGCCTGGACGAGCCGACGCATCCTCTCCACCCACTCGGCAGTGACAACAAGCTGCGAGCCCATCATCACCCCGTTGGACCCCATCGTCAGGCGCACGCCAAGCGTGGCGGGAGCAGCGGGTGGCAGCCGCGGCAGCGACATCTTCAATCCCGACATCAGGGTGAGCATCTCAACGAGCTGGGCTGCGGCCATGATCTGCCCCCCGCGCTCCATGGCTATACGCGCAGCCTCACGGATGGCATGGAAATCGCGGGTGAGTTGGCCCATCCGTTCGGGCATCGCGACGGCTGCTGACTCGGCGCTCCTCGGCTCCAGAGACGCGAGCGCCGTCATGGAGGGAGCCATCCTCTGCTGCACGTGGTTCATGTCCGCCAAGAGCCTCTCGGCGCTGTAGAGCGGGCACTGCCTGAGCACAACGCCAGCGAGATTCAGGAAATCGAGCCATGCGGCGAGCAGGGTGATCCCGGACATGGCGGCCTGGAGCCGCAAGCCACTCATGCGGAGAATGCCCAGTTCCATGTCCAGGTCCTCTGCCTCCGAAGCAGCCTCCGCAAGCGTGGCAGCCTCCCCGAGGGCATCGTGAATCCATTGCAGTTGTTCGGTGCCATAGCCGATGGAACGGGTAAACGCGCCGTTGGCCCTGCCTCCGAGGCCTTCCTTCCCAGCGGAGAGTTGGCGAAGCGAGGCAGCGATACCGCCCGTGGAACGTTTCGCACCAGAGATGGCTTCGAGCAATGCCTGCCGGGCCTGCGTCACGCTCTGATGCGCTGAGGCCGAAACGGCTGGAATCGCAGTCTTCTGGGCAGAGAACGCTCGTCCCTCTCTCCCAGCCGTCTGTCTGTAGTGACTGGAGGACTCCGCGCGTCCCCCAGGGCGTCCTCCTCCCACCGCACAGCCTGTGAGCAGCGCTGCAACACACCCCAACGCGACGGTCAGCTTCATGCGCCCGCCTGTGCCAACGAGGACGTCAGAGGATACACCTCACTCCGGCGCTGGCCGCCCGCTCAGCCCCGTGACAGCAGCCACACCACGCCGAAGCCCGCCGCGCATGCTCCCAGGAAGAGGCCCGCAGCCATCAGCGCCAGCCGCTTCGGGGGCGTGGGTGCCTCCAGTTCCAGCGTGTCCGGCACCCCGTCTGCCGCCGCAGCCTCGCCCTCGATGGCGCGCACCAGCGGCAGCTTGCGCGCTTCCACCAGCCCGCCCCCCGGCTCCTCCTCCACATCCACGCCGAAGCTGAGGCGGGCCTCGCGCGTCTCCCGACGCCCGTGCGGCACGAACTTGGACGGCCCCACGTGCGACGGCTCTTCTCCGGGGATGTAGTCCTCGGGTGCGTCCAAACCGCTGTGCTCGAAGGCCAGCGCCGTCGGCGGGGCCAACATGGCCGGCATCGCCTGCTCCGTGAGCGCTCGCGAGGGGTCCTGCCCCAGCAGCTCCGCCAGCACCGCGTCCTCGGCCACCTTCTCCTCGGCGAAGGCCTCGCGCATCAGCCGCGCGACATCCGCGTCTCCCACGCTCGGCGCCATCTTCGTCTTGAGCCGCCCCAGCTCCGCCCCGAAGGCCGCCGCGTCCGGGAAGCGCTGCCCCGGCTCCACCGACAACGCCTTCGTCAACAGGGCATCCACCGCCGGAGGCACCTCGACGCGGTGGCGACTCGCGGGTTCCCACTTCGGGTAGGCCGCCCGGCGCCAGCGCTCCAGCGGATCTCCCCGCTGCGGCAACGGGTGCCACGCGAACAGCTCCCACAGCACCACCGCCGCCGCATACACATCCGCCCGCCGGTCCACGAACTTCTTCCGCGCCTGCTCCGGGGACATGTACGTCAGGTTGCCGATGACAACCCGGGGTGCCGTCTGCTGCTCTTTCAACGTGGACTGCGAGGCGCCGAAGTCGATGATCTTCAGCTCGCCGTCATAGGACAAGCAGATGTTCGCGGGGGACAAGTCCCGGTGCACCAAGTGCAACGGCTGCCCCTGCCCATCCACGGCATCGTGCGCGTAGGCCAGCCCCTCACACAGCCGCTGGCCCAGGTGCAAAATGAGCCCCAGGGACATCGCCTGGCCGTGCTGGCGCACCCGGTGGGCCAGGCGGCTCAGCGTCTTGCCCTGCACGTACTCCATGGCCAAGTAGAACTGCCCCTCCACCTCGCCCATCGCGTACACCCGGGCGATGTTGGGGTGCCGCAGGTGCACCACCACCCGCGCCTCGTCCCGGAAGCGGCCGAGGAACTGCTTGTTCTCCACCAGCTTCGGCAGCACCTTCTTCACCACGCACGCCCGGCGGGGAGCCTCCTCCCGCGCCAGGTACACCTCTCCCATGCCCCCCGCGCCGATTCGCCGCGCCAGGGTGTAGGGACCGAAGCGAATGAGCCCCTGGGGGGCGTCCGTTTCGGGAGGGCTAGGCAAGCGAGCGGAAGGCCTTTCGCGCCGCCGTGAGGATGTGCGCCACCTCCGCCTCGCCGATGGCCAGCGAGACGAACGCCGCCTCGAACTGGCTCGGCGGCAGGTACACCCCCTCGTTCAGCATGGCGTGGAAGAAGCGGCCGAAGCGCGCCGTGTCCGCCTTCTTCGCGCTGGTGTAGTCGTACACCGGCGTATCGCAAAAGAAGAGCGTCAGCATGCTGCCCACGCGGTTGAGCGTCACCGGCACGCCCGCCGCCTTCGCCTCCGCCACCAGCCCCTCCTCCAGCATCGCGCCGAGCTGCTCCAGCCGCGCGTAGGTGCCCGGCGCCGCCAGCGCCTTGAGGCACGCCAGCCCTGCCGCCACCGCCACCGGGTTCCCCGACAGCGTGCCCGACTGGTACACCGGGCCCTCGGGGGCGATCTTCGCCATGAGGTCGCGCCGTCCGCCGTACGCCCCCAGCGGCATGCCCCCACCCACCACCTTGGCGAAGGTGCTCAGGTCCGGCTTCAGCCCGTACACCTCCTGCGCCCCGCCGCGCGCCAGCCGGAAGCCCGTCATCACCTCGTCCACCACGAACAGCACTCCGTGCTTGCGGCACAGCTCCTGGAGCCCCTGGAGGTAGCCCGGCTTGGGCACCAGCACGCCCATGTTGCCCACCACCGGCTCGATGATGGCGCAGGCGATCTCCTGGCCCTTCTCCGCGAAGAGCCGCTCCACCGCCCCCAGGTCATTATAGGGCGCCGTGAGGGTGAGCTTCGCCAACGCCGCCGGCACGCCCGGCGAGTCCGGCAGCCCGAGCGTCTCCACGCCGCTGCCCGCCTTCACCAGGAACGGGTCTCCCGCGCCGTGGAAGCAGCCCTCGAACTTGAGGATGAAGTCCCGGCCCGTGAAGCCGCGCGCCAGCCGGATGGCCGCCACCGTGGCCTCGGTGCCGCTGGAGACCAGGCGCACCTTCTCCACGCTCGGCACGGTGGCACACAAAAGCTCCGCCAGCTCCACCTCGCCCGGCACCGGCGCGCCGTAGGTGGTGCCCTTGCGGGCCGCGTCGATGATGGCCTCGACGATGGGCGGGTAGGCGTGGCCGAGGATGAGCGGTCCCCAGCTCCCCACCAGGTCCACGTACCGGTTGCCATCCACATCCGTCATCCACGCCCCCGTGGCCTCGCGGAAGAAGACGGGGTCGCCACCCACGCCCCGGAAGGCACGCACCGGGGAGTTCACACCCCCTGGAATGCGCTCCTGGGCTCGGGCGAAAAGGGCCTTGCTGTGGGAGTGGTTCATGCCGCGCTGCATACCACGCGGGCGCCGGTGACAGGA encodes the following:
- a CDS encoding DUF2380 domain-containing protein; protein product: MLEAISGAKRSTGGIAASLRQLSAGKEGLGGRANGAFTRSIGYGTEQLQWIHDALGEAATLAEAASEAEDLDMELGILRMSGLRLQAAMSGITLLAAWLDFLNLAGVVLRQCPLYSAERLLADMNHVQQRMAPSMTALASLEPRSAESAAVAMPERMGQLTRDFHAIREAARIAMERGGQIMAAAQLVEMLTLMSGLKMSLPRLPPAAPATLGVRLTMGSNGVMMGSQLVVTAEWVERMRRLVQAGILSVTAVSAAVRIQAGQVMMAQAGQDLPQGVREALGDGPEVRAMHETGKAGAGMAERPRHHVLPAEHREWFEKRGFTGAMSIDQFCVELEMAHHQAIHGGGNWRLGRTWPKEWNRMLMSVLRDAETVAGRKLTRDQILKIVARSMRSYDIPMNFTSGSAR
- the hemL gene encoding glutamate-1-semialdehyde 2,1-aminomutase, with the protein product MNHSHSKALFARAQERIPGGVNSPVRAFRGVGGDPVFFREATGAWMTDVDGNRYVDLVGSWGPLILGHAYPPIVEAIIDAARKGTTYGAPVPGEVELAELLCATVPSVEKVRLVSSGTEATVAAIRLARGFTGRDFILKFEGCFHGAGDPFLVKAGSGVETLGLPDSPGVPAALAKLTLTAPYNDLGAVERLFAEKGQEIACAIIEPVVGNMGVLVPKPGYLQGLQELCRKHGVLFVVDEVMTGFRLARGGAQEVYGLKPDLSTFAKVVGGGMPLGAYGGRRDLMAKIAPEGPVYQSGTLSGNPVAVAAGLACLKALAAPGTYARLEQLGAMLEEGLVAEAKAAGVPVTLNRVGSMLTLFFCDTPVYDYTSAKKADTARFGRFFHAMLNEGVYLPPSQFEAAFVSLAIGEAEVAHILTAARKAFRSLA
- a CDS encoding serine/threonine protein kinase, encoding MPSPPETDAPQGLIRFGPYTLARRIGAGGMGEVYLAREEAPRRACVVKKVLPKLVENKQFLGRFRDEARVVVHLRHPNIARVYAMGEVEGQFYLAMEYVQGKTLSRLAHRVRQHGQAMSLGLILHLGQRLCEGLAYAHDAVDGQGQPLHLVHRDLSPANICLSYDGELKIIDFGASQSTLKEQQTAPRVVIGNLTYMSPEQARKKFVDRRADVYAAAVVLWELFAWHPLPQRGDPLERWRRAAYPKWEPASRHRVEVPPAVDALLTKALSVEPGQRFPDAAAFGAELGRLKTKMAPSVGDADVARLMREAFAEEKVAEDAVLAELLGQDPSRALTEQAMPAMLAPPTALAFEHSGLDAPEDYIPGEEPSHVGPSKFVPHGRRETREARLSFGVDVEEEPGGGLVEARKLPLVRAIEGEAAAADGVPDTLELEAPTPPKRLALMAAGLFLGACAAGFGVVWLLSRG
- a CDS encoding NUDIX hydrolase — encoded protein: MNGGRSWRGNWTVRLYERVRERGYASLTAFAEARPAMPLYALAEELGGGDLNAVQLLSGLVDEAERNHQVTRLVRGQLVREFSESLSGGWPGVLDDESRFAVAETFASWIGFTPETHKARARQVTATLLATSPPPGWRPLGPDDELLRTLLPDEEV